The following are from one region of the Halorussus rarus genome:
- a CDS encoding alpha/beta hydrolase, giving the protein MPDHDRRTVLTAAGSGLTALLAGCQGAGDSTTTATTETDAESSTTTAATGSTTTATSADTAEVKRRAREFVGLIADGSYETAHERFSPSVAEQITADQLRQVWTGFEDEYGAFRVLTGLEVTSQGDREVVTGVAEFARGRLEVIVAFGPEGIAGFRLRPPAGNWSPPPYADQLSFAEREVTLRATDSCALGGTLTLPEGVERAPGVVLVHGQGPSDRDGTVGPNKPYKDLAWGLASRGVAVLRYEKRTAACEVDFAEITIDEAVTNDALAAVERLRETEIVADGDVVVAGHSIGGTLAPRIAARDDNLAGVVMLAPLARSAGRAILDQNEYLANRDGTVTEAERDRLEQVRQVVQQIRSLDFPDDEVVFLGGDEYWRTLAEYDHLATARRLDVPRLLLFGERDYQVTVEDDLPLWKNALADESNVTVRRYDRLNHLFMPGTGKPGNAEYLEQNNVAKRVVVDLAAFAVRVTGVDVGPSETTDGGTATPGTTTGTTVADDTATGSGTTTATGETDSNTPGGTTTASE; this is encoded by the coding sequence ATGCCAGACCACGACCGACGAACCGTCCTGACCGCCGCGGGGAGCGGCCTGACCGCGCTCCTCGCCGGCTGTCAGGGCGCCGGCGACAGCACGACAACCGCGACGACCGAGACGGACGCCGAATCGTCGACGACGACCGCCGCGACCGGATCGACGACGACAGCCACCTCCGCCGACACCGCGGAGGTAAAGCGACGGGCGAGGGAGTTCGTCGGCCTCATCGCCGACGGCTCGTACGAGACCGCCCACGAGCGGTTCAGCCCGTCGGTCGCCGAACAGATTACCGCCGACCAGCTCCGCCAGGTCTGGACCGGCTTCGAGGACGAGTACGGCGCGTTCCGCGTGCTGACCGGACTCGAGGTCACCTCCCAGGGCGACCGAGAGGTGGTGACGGGCGTCGCCGAGTTCGCCCGCGGCCGGCTCGAGGTGATCGTCGCGTTCGGTCCCGAGGGCATCGCCGGGTTCCGGCTCCGGCCCCCGGCCGGGAACTGGTCGCCGCCGCCGTACGCCGACCAGTTGTCGTTCGCCGAGCGCGAGGTGACGCTGCGAGCGACCGACTCCTGCGCGCTCGGCGGGACGCTGACGCTCCCCGAGGGCGTCGAGCGGGCGCCCGGCGTCGTGCTGGTCCACGGCCAGGGACCGAGCGACCGCGACGGGACCGTCGGGCCGAACAAGCCCTACAAGGACCTCGCGTGGGGGCTGGCCTCCCGCGGCGTCGCCGTCCTCCGCTACGAGAAGCGCACCGCGGCGTGCGAGGTCGACTTCGCCGAGATCACCATCGACGAGGCGGTGACCAACGACGCGCTCGCCGCGGTCGAGCGACTCCGCGAGACCGAGATCGTCGCCGACGGGGACGTGGTCGTCGCCGGCCACAGCATCGGCGGGACGCTGGCCCCGCGCATCGCCGCCCGCGACGACAACCTCGCGGGCGTCGTCATGCTCGCACCCCTGGCCCGGTCGGCCGGTCGGGCGATCCTCGACCAGAACGAGTACCTCGCGAACCGCGACGGGACCGTAACGGAGGCCGAGCGGGACCGACTCGAGCAGGTGCGCCAAGTGGTCCAGCAGATACGCTCGCTCGACTTCCCGGACGACGAGGTGGTGTTCCTCGGCGGCGACGAGTACTGGCGCACGCTCGCCGAGTACGACCACCTGGCGACCGCCCGGCGCCTCGACGTCCCCCGGTTGCTCCTGTTCGGCGAGCGCGACTACCAGGTCACCGTCGAGGACGACCTCCCGCTCTGGAAGAACGCGCTCGCCGACGAGTCGAACGTCACCGTCCGGCGGTACGACAGGCTTAACCACCTCTTCATGCCCGGCACCGGCAAGCCGGGGAACGCCGAGTACCTCGAGCAGAACAACGTCGCGAAGCGGGTCGTGGTCGACCTGGCGGCGTTCGCAGTTCGGGTGACAGGCGTCGACGTCGGTCCGTCCGAGACCACCGACGGCGGAACCGCCACGCCCGGGACGACCACCGGGACCACCGTCGCGGATGACACCGCGACGGGGAGCGGTACCACGACCGCGACCGGCGAGACGGACTCGAATACGCCCGGCGGGACGACGACCGCGAGCGAATGA
- a CDS encoding NUDIX domain-containing protein codes for MTTIDDLWYLATQAEQRAEQAHHRLTDSYDEFLERTHARRVSRPRFRTLAERIAEFGAPYGAHSVVYRPSGELLLVRHADVGMWVVPGGEPDPGESFREAAERELAEEAGVEATYRGLAMNVRVEVRCDDYSTWGVLPLFEARVESDRAPDPDDPDGEITDARWFDDLPEDTRDREDLQAWREFALG; via the coding sequence ATGACGACCATCGACGACCTCTGGTACCTCGCCACGCAGGCCGAGCAGCGGGCCGAGCAGGCCCACCACCGGCTGACCGACAGCTACGACGAGTTCCTCGAACGCACCCACGCCCGCCGGGTCTCTCGGCCCCGGTTCCGGACGCTCGCCGAGCGCATCGCCGAGTTCGGCGCGCCCTACGGCGCCCACTCGGTCGTCTACCGGCCGTCGGGCGAACTCCTGCTCGTGCGCCACGCCGACGTCGGCATGTGGGTCGTCCCGGGCGGCGAGCCCGACCCCGGCGAGTCGTTCCGGGAGGCCGCCGAGCGCGAACTCGCCGAGGAGGCCGGCGTGGAGGCCACCTACCGAGGCCTGGCGATGAACGTCCGGGTCGAGGTCCGATGCGACGACTACTCGACGTGGGGCGTCCTCCCGCTGTTCGAGGCCCGCGTCGAGAGCGACCGGGCGCCCGACCCCGACGACCCGGACGGCGAGATCACCGACGCGCGGTGGTTCGACGACCTCCCCGAGGACACCCGCGACCGCGAGGACCTGCAGGCGTGGCGGGAGTTCGCGCTGGGGTGA
- a CDS encoding SPW repeat domain-containing protein has product MSNRNTDAEYDADRDVDSDMDPNPYERGKWLSGIIALIGAWMVLQAFLFDMVASQFWNDVIVGALLLVVGGYNYSRRGSDKVGSVGAAAVAALLGLWLIAAPFMFGWDAGATEAVNPLVFWNDIIVGAITFGIGAFSAYAARDQKQEAERLGREA; this is encoded by the coding sequence ATGAGCAACCGCAACACTGACGCCGAGTACGACGCGGACCGCGACGTCGATTCGGACATGGATCCGAACCCGTACGAGCGCGGCAAGTGGCTGTCGGGGATCATCGCGCTCATCGGCGCGTGGATGGTCCTGCAGGCGTTCCTGTTCGACATGGTCGCCTCGCAGTTCTGGAACGACGTCATCGTGGGCGCGCTCCTGCTCGTCGTCGGTGGGTACAACTACTCGCGACGGGGGAGCGACAAGGTCGGCAGCGTCGGTGCTGCAGCGGTCGCAGCGCTGCTCGGCCTGTGGCTGATCGCGGCCCCGTTCATGTTCGGGTGGGACGCCGGCGCCACCGAGGCGGTGAATCCGCTCGTGTTCTGGAACGACATCATCGTCGGCGCGATCACGTTCGGCATCGGGGCCTTCAGCGCGTACGCGGCCCGGGACCAGAAGCAGGAAGCCGAACGGCTCGGCCGCGAGGCCTGA
- the pyrI gene encoding aspartate carbamoyltransferase regulatory subunit, whose product MSDHQLRVSKIPRGTVIDHIRAGQALNVLAILGIDGASGETVSVGMNVPSDQMGHKDIVKVEDRELSQDEVDVLSLIAPEATINIIRDYEVVEKQYLERPDRVVGVLSCPNHNCITNADEPVDTEFEVLDDGVRCEYCETIVREDLAAHIAVE is encoded by the coding sequence ATGAGCGACCACCAGCTCCGCGTGAGCAAGATCCCGAGGGGCACCGTCATCGACCACATCCGCGCCGGCCAGGCGCTCAACGTCCTCGCCATCCTGGGCATCGACGGCGCGTCGGGCGAGACGGTCAGCGTCGGGATGAACGTCCCGAGCGACCAGATGGGCCACAAGGACATCGTGAAGGTCGAGGACCGCGAGCTGAGCCAGGACGAGGTGGACGTGCTCTCGCTCATCGCGCCCGAGGCGACCATCAACATCATCCGGGACTACGAGGTCGTCGAGAAGCAGTACCTCGAGCGCCCCGACCGCGTGGTCGGCGTCCTGTCGTGTCCCAACCACAACTGCATCACTAACGCCGACGAACCCGTCGACACCGAGTTCGAGGTGCTCGACGACGGCGTCCGGTGCGAGTACTGCGAGACCATCGTTCGCGAGGACCTCGCGGCCCACATCGCGGTCGAGTAA
- the pyrB gene encoding aspartate carbamoyltransferase, protein MRHDHLITAKQLSREDVESVLDRAAEFDADPAAFGDRHPDAILGLCFYEPSTRTKMSFETAIKRLGGDAVDMGTVESSSVKKGESLADTARVVAGYADALVLRHPSQGAAKMVGEFVDVPLLNAGDGAGHHPTQTLLDLYTIRENAGLDDLTIGIMGDLKYGRTVHSLAHALTNFDASQHFVSPESLKLPRSVRYDLHEAGANVREHTELDDILPELDVLYVTRIQRERFPDENEYQEIAGEYGIDLETLEDAKDELTVMHPLPRVDEIAPEVDDTEYAAYFEQAHNGVPVRMALLDQLLEGDR, encoded by the coding sequence ATGCGGCACGACCACCTCATAACCGCGAAACAGCTCTCCCGGGAGGACGTGGAGTCGGTCCTCGACCGCGCGGCCGAGTTCGACGCCGACCCGGCCGCGTTCGGCGACCGCCACCCCGACGCCATCCTGGGCCTGTGCTTCTACGAGCCGAGCACCCGGACCAAGATGAGCTTCGAGACCGCCATCAAGCGCCTCGGCGGCGACGCGGTCGACATGGGCACCGTCGAGTCGTCGTCGGTCAAGAAGGGCGAGAGCCTCGCCGACACCGCCCGGGTCGTCGCGGGATACGCCGACGCGCTCGTGCTGCGCCACCCGAGCCAGGGCGCGGCCAAGATGGTCGGCGAGTTCGTGGACGTGCCGCTGCTGAACGCGGGCGACGGCGCGGGCCACCACCCGACCCAGACCCTGCTGGACCTCTACACCATCCGGGAGAACGCCGGCCTCGACGACCTCACCATCGGCATCATGGGCGACCTGAAGTACGGCCGGACGGTCCACTCGCTGGCCCACGCGCTGACCAACTTCGACGCCAGCCAGCACTTCGTCAGCCCCGAGAGCCTCAAGCTCCCCCGGAGCGTGCGCTACGACCTCCACGAGGCCGGCGCGAACGTCCGCGAGCACACCGAACTCGACGACATCCTGCCCGAGCTCGACGTGCTGTACGTCACCCGCATCCAGCGCGAGCGGTTCCCCGACGAGAACGAGTACCAGGAGATCGCCGGCGAGTACGGCATCGACCTCGAGACTCTCGAAGACGCGAAGGACGAGCTGACCGTGATGCACCCGCTGCCGCGGGTCGACGAGATCGCGCCCGAGGTCGACGACACCGAGTACGCCGCCTACTTCGAGCAGGCCCACAACGGCGTGCCGGTCCGGATGGCGCTGCTCGACCAGCTACTGGAGGGAGACCGATGA
- a CDS encoding cytochrome P450 yields the protein MSSSPPGPNGEPLFGSSRRYARDPFRFLSACEQAYGDVVRFDLGPLDTYLLTDPTDVERVLVSEAEKFRKPEFQDDALGDLLGKGLLLSEGQTWREQRKLATPAFAPGRLTGFAENIVAHNDDLLADWSDGAEVDVELDMTEVTLAVIVDLMLGTDLNDRRVRTIREALEPLGARFEPDPVRFAAPRWLPMPGDGEYRNAVETMEGVIDDIVSERRGTHGDPAADGGPDDLLSILLRAQDRGEQSDRMIRDEVMTMLLAGHDTTALTLTYTWYLLSQHPDVERRVHEEVDSVVGDDPPTMADVRDLGLVERVVDEAMRLYPPVYTMFREPKGRVELGGYQIPDDAAIMLSQWALHRSARYWDAPDAFDPDRWTRDVDRPRFAYFPFGGGPRHCIGKHLAKLEAKLILARTAQHYRLEYARQRDPELRPTLTMHPKDGMPMRVHER from the coding sequence ATGAGTTCCTCACCGCCCGGCCCGAACGGCGAACCGCTGTTCGGCAGCAGCCGCCGGTACGCCCGCGACCCGTTCCGGTTCCTGTCGGCGTGCGAGCAGGCGTACGGCGACGTGGTCCGGTTCGACCTCGGTCCGCTGGACACGTACCTCCTGACCGACCCCACGGACGTCGAGCGGGTGCTGGTCTCGGAGGCCGAGAAGTTCCGGAAGCCCGAGTTCCAGGACGACGCGCTCGGGGACCTGCTCGGGAAGGGGCTCCTGCTCAGCGAGGGCCAGACCTGGCGCGAGCAGCGCAAGCTCGCCACGCCGGCGTTCGCGCCGGGTCGGCTGACCGGGTTCGCCGAGAACATCGTCGCGCACAACGACGACCTGCTCGCCGACTGGTCGGACGGCGCCGAGGTCGACGTCGAACTCGACATGACGGAGGTGACGCTCGCGGTCATCGTCGACCTGATGCTCGGCACCGACCTGAACGACCGCCGGGTCCGGACCATCCGCGAGGCGCTGGAGCCGCTGGGCGCCCGGTTCGAGCCCGACCCCGTCCGGTTCGCCGCGCCCCGGTGGCTCCCGATGCCCGGCGACGGCGAGTACCGGAACGCGGTCGAGACGATGGAGGGCGTCATCGACGACATCGTCTCGGAGCGGCGAGGCACCCACGGCGACCCCGCCGCCGACGGGGGGCCGGACGACCTGCTCTCGATCCTGCTGCGGGCCCAGGACCGCGGCGAGCAGTCCGACCGCATGATCCGCGACGAGGTGATGACGATGCTGCTGGCCGGCCACGACACCACCGCGCTCACGCTGACCTACACCTGGTACCTGCTCTCCCAGCACCCCGACGTCGAGCGCCGGGTCCACGAAGAAGTCGATTCGGTGGTCGGCGACGACCCGCCGACGATGGCCGACGTCCGGGACCTGGGCCTCGTCGAGCGAGTCGTCGACGAGGCGATGCGGCTGTATCCGCCGGTGTACACGATGTTCCGCGAGCCGAAGGGCCGCGTCGAACTGGGCGGCTATCAGATTCCGGACGACGCCGCAATCATGCTCTCGCAGTGGGCGCTGCACCGCTCGGCGCGGTACTGGGACGCCCCCGACGCGTTCGACCCCGACCGGTGGACCCGGGACGTCGACCGGCCGCGGTTCGCGTACTTCCCGTTCGGCGGCGGGCCGCGCCACTGCATCGGCAAGCACCTCGCCAAACTGGAGGCCAAACTCATTCTCGCCCGGACTGCCCAGCACTACCGGCTCGAATACGCCCGGCAGCGCGACCCGGAGCTTCGGCCGACGCTGACGATGCACCCCAAGGACGGGATGCCGATGCGGGTCCACGAGCGGTGA
- the cutA gene encoding divalent-cation tolerance protein CutA: MPTAYITAPPEDATELAEALVEERLAACVNRFPCTSVYRWEGEVHRDDEVVLLAKTTDEAYDRLEARVEELHPYDVPCIEWFEEADVLDSFGEWRDAEVAAEAVEREDATAGEGA; this comes from the coding sequence ATGCCGACCGCCTACATCACCGCACCGCCCGAGGATGCGACCGAACTCGCCGAGGCGCTCGTCGAGGAACGGCTCGCGGCCTGTGTCAACCGGTTCCCCTGCACCTCGGTCTACCGGTGGGAGGGCGAAGTCCACCGGGACGACGAGGTAGTGCTGCTCGCCAAGACCACCGACGAGGCTTACGACCGCCTCGAAGCCCGGGTCGAGGAGCTCCATCCCTACGACGTACCGTGTATCGAGTGGTTCGAGGAGGCTGACGTGCTGGATTCCTTCGGAGAGTGGCGCGACGCGGAGGTCGCTGCCGAGGCGGTCGAAAGGGAAGACGCCACCGCCGGGGAGGGCGCCTGA
- a CDS encoding HAD hydrolase family protein, with product MVPPLVLDIDGTMTRPDDSVDPRFFDVLPDWDAPVVVATGKAFPYPVALCHFMYVEQNVIAENGGIVLSGEEVTRNGDGEAARRVAEEYVAAGHDLGWGPTDLTNRWRETEVAVARDQTLGPLEELAAEHGLEVVDTGFAYHVKSPSIEKGIGLKSVARLLDRDPAEFVAIGDSENDVSTFGVAGESYAVANADEKARRAADVVLDESYSEATLSVLGELRRRD from the coding sequence ATGGTTCCGCCGCTCGTCCTCGACATCGACGGCACGATGACCCGGCCCGACGACTCCGTGGACCCGCGATTCTTCGACGTGCTCCCGGACTGGGACGCGCCGGTCGTCGTGGCCACCGGGAAGGCGTTCCCGTACCCCGTGGCGCTCTGCCACTTCATGTACGTCGAGCAGAACGTCATCGCCGAGAACGGCGGCATCGTCCTGTCGGGCGAGGAGGTGACTCGGAACGGCGACGGCGAGGCCGCACGGAGGGTCGCCGAGGAGTACGTCGCCGCGGGCCACGACCTCGGGTGGGGCCCGACCGACCTCACGAACCGGTGGCGCGAGACCGAGGTCGCGGTCGCGCGCGACCAGACGCTCGGTCCGCTGGAGGAATTGGCGGCCGAGCACGGTCTCGAAGTGGTGGACACCGGCTTCGCCTACCACGTCAAGTCGCCCAGCATCGAGAAGGGCATCGGGCTGAAGTCGGTCGCGCGGCTCCTCGACCGCGACCCCGCGGAGTTCGTCGCGATCGGCGACTCGGAGAACGACGTCTCGACGTTCGGCGTCGCCGGCGAGTCCTACGCGGTCGCCAACGCCGACGAGAAGGCCAGGCGCGCGGCCGACGTGGTGCTCGACGAGTCGTACTCCGAGGCGACGCTCTCGGTGCTGGGCGAACTGCGGCGTCGAGACTGA
- the glpK gene encoding glycerol kinase GlpK: MTADTYVGAIDQGTTGTRFMVFDHDGTVVAEAYETHEQFYPEPGWVEHDPVEIWENTKSVTRAALADAGIEADRLTAIGVTNQRETTLLWDRDTGKPVYNAIVWQDRRTTDRVEQLEDEGKAETIREKTGLLPDAYFSATKAEWLLENADPIKTRRARPADLRARAAEGEILFGTVDSWLVYNLTGEHVTDATNASRTMLFDIREMAWDDDLLAEFDVPAACLPEVRPSSDEDYYGTTDPEGFLGAAVPVAGALGDQQAALFGQTCFDAGDAKNTYGTGSFFLMNTGDEPVDSDHGLLTTVGFHRSGDPVQYALEGSIFATGAAIEWLEDVTLVEDAAETESLARSVDSTDGVYVVPAFTGLGAPHWDPRARGTIVGMTRGTRREHVVRATLESIAYQTRDVAEAMVADCGLELDDLRVDGGAVKNNYLCQLQADILGAEIVRPEVDETTALGAAYAAGLAVGYWADVDELRDNWRVDRQFDPEMDEATADARYDRWSEAVERSRDWARDDPS, translated from the coding sequence ATGACGGCCGACACCTACGTCGGCGCCATCGACCAGGGGACCACCGGCACCCGGTTCATGGTGTTCGACCACGACGGGACCGTCGTCGCGGAGGCCTACGAGACCCACGAGCAGTTCTACCCCGAACCCGGGTGGGTCGAGCACGACCCGGTCGAGATCTGGGAGAACACGAAGAGCGTGACCCGGGCGGCGCTCGCAGACGCCGGCATCGAGGCCGACCGGCTGACCGCCATCGGCGTGACCAACCAGCGCGAGACCACCCTGCTCTGGGACCGCGACACCGGCAAGCCGGTGTACAACGCGATCGTCTGGCAGGACCGCCGGACCACCGACCGGGTCGAACAGCTGGAAGACGAGGGGAAGGCCGAGACGATCCGCGAGAAGACCGGACTGCTGCCCGACGCCTACTTCTCGGCGACGAAGGCCGAGTGGCTGCTGGAGAACGCCGACCCCATCAAGACCCGGCGCGCCCGGCCGGCCGACCTCCGGGCGCGCGCCGCCGAGGGCGAGATCCTGTTCGGGACCGTCGACTCGTGGCTGGTCTACAATCTCACCGGCGAGCACGTCACCGACGCGACCAACGCCTCGCGGACGATGCTGTTCGACATCCGCGAGATGGCGTGGGACGACGACCTGCTCGCGGAGTTCGACGTCCCGGCAGCTTGCCTCCCCGAAGTCCGGCCCTCCAGCGACGAGGACTACTACGGGACGACCGACCCGGAAGGGTTCCTCGGCGCGGCGGTCCCGGTGGCCGGCGCGCTCGGCGACCAGCAGGCCGCGCTGTTCGGCCAGACCTGCTTCGACGCCGGCGACGCCAAGAACACCTACGGCACGGGGAGCTTCTTCCTGATGAACACGGGCGACGAGCCGGTCGACAGCGACCACGGCCTGCTCACCACGGTGGGATTCCACCGCTCGGGCGACCCCGTCCAGTACGCGCTCGAGGGCTCGATCTTCGCCACGGGCGCGGCCATCGAGTGGCTCGAGGACGTGACGCTCGTCGAGGACGCCGCCGAGACCGAGAGCCTCGCCCGGAGCGTCGACTCGACCGACGGGGTCTACGTCGTCCCGGCGTTCACCGGCCTCGGCGCGCCCCACTGGGACCCGCGGGCCCGGGGCACCATCGTCGGGATGACCCGGGGGACCCGCCGCGAGCACGTCGTCCGGGCCACGCTCGAATCCATCGCCTACCAGACCCGGGACGTGGCGGAGGCGATGGTCGCGGACTGCGGGCTCGAACTCGACGACCTCCGGGTCGACGGCGGCGCGGTCAAGAACAACTACCTCTGCCAGCTCCAGGCCGACATCCTCGGCGCCGAGATCGTCCGGCCGGAAGTCGACGAGACCACCGCACTCGGGGCGGCCTACGCCGCCGGCCTCGCGGTCGGCTACTGGGCGGACGTCGACGAACTCCGCGACAACTGGCGGGTCGACCGGCAGTTCGATCCCGAGATGGACGAGGCCACCGCAGACGCGAGGTACGACCGGTGGAGCGAAGCTGTCGAGCGGTCGCGCGACTGGGCGCGCGACGACCCCTCCTGA
- the glpA gene encoding anaerobic glycerol-3-phosphate dehydrogenase subunit GlpA, giving the protein MTDTEVLVVGGGSTGCGVARDLAMRGVDVTLVEKGNLTNGTTGRMHGLLHSGGRYAVSDKSSAEECIRENRVLRDIAGHCVEMTGGLFVQLAGDPDEYFEEKLAGCRDCGIPAEVLSGEEAREQEPYLTKDVKRAIRVPDGAVDPFRLCVANAASAERHGARIETHAEVTDVLVDDSGDSGDGGGGSNDEGERRVRGIEVRHDSGPGEREHRKAGETEEITAEHVVNATGAWAGQVGAMAGVDVAVRPSKGAMVVMNCRQVDTVVNRCRPKGDADIVVPHETTAILGTTDVEVEDPEEYSEERWEVDLMIDELSRLVPILAEARTVRSFWGVRPLYEPPGTGTADPTDITRDYFLLDHAERDELTGFTTIVGGKFTTYRLMAEEIADHVCDELGVSAECRTAEVPLPGSEDASVLDDYMAEFGLRSPVGRRSVQRLGSRADEVLSTDGPNPVLCDCEAVTRAEVRDAIDESGTDLNAVRIRTRASMGNCQGGFCCQQLAAELHPEYDEPQAREALDELFEERWKGERHALWGEQLSQAALNYALHATTMNRDRDPADRDGRISFDDFDAGETLEMEEKRGGTEGQRGD; this is encoded by the coding sequence ATGACCGACACCGAGGTCCTCGTCGTCGGCGGGGGGTCGACGGGCTGCGGCGTCGCCCGGGACCTCGCCATGCGCGGGGTCGACGTGACGCTCGTCGAGAAGGGGAACCTCACCAACGGAACGACCGGTCGGATGCACGGGCTGCTCCACAGCGGCGGTCGGTACGCGGTCTCCGATAAATCGAGCGCCGAGGAGTGCATCCGGGAGAACCGCGTGCTCCGGGACATCGCCGGCCACTGCGTCGAGATGACCGGCGGCCTGTTCGTGCAGTTGGCGGGCGACCCGGACGAGTACTTCGAGGAGAAGCTGGCCGGCTGCCGCGACTGCGGCATCCCGGCCGAGGTCCTGAGCGGGGAGGAGGCCCGCGAGCAGGAGCCCTACCTGACGAAGGACGTGAAGCGCGCGATTCGGGTGCCCGACGGCGCCGTCGACCCGTTCCGGCTCTGCGTGGCCAACGCCGCCAGCGCCGAGCGACACGGCGCGCGCATCGAGACCCACGCGGAGGTGACCGACGTGCTGGTCGACGACAGCGGTGACAGCGGCGACGGTGGGGGCGGCAGCAACGACGAGGGAGAGCGCCGAGTCCGGGGAATCGAAGTGCGCCACGACTCCGGCCCCGGCGAGCGCGAGCACCGGAAAGCGGGCGAGACCGAGGAGATCACGGCCGAGCACGTCGTCAACGCCACGGGCGCCTGGGCCGGCCAGGTCGGCGCGATGGCGGGCGTCGACGTGGCGGTCCGGCCCTCCAAGGGCGCGATGGTGGTGATGAACTGCCGGCAGGTCGACACCGTGGTCAACCGATGCCGGCCGAAGGGCGACGCCGACATCGTGGTTCCCCACGAGACCACCGCCATCCTGGGCACGACGGACGTGGAGGTCGAGGACCCCGAGGAGTACTCCGAGGAGCGCTGGGAGGTCGACCTGATGATAGACGAGCTCTCGCGGCTCGTCCCCATCCTCGCGGAGGCCCGGACCGTCCGGTCGTTCTGGGGCGTCCGCCCGCTCTACGAACCGCCGGGAACCGGCACCGCCGACCCGACCGACATCACCCGGGACTACTTCCTGCTCGACCACGCCGAGCGCGACGAACTGACGGGGTTCACCACCATCGTCGGCGGGAAGTTCACGACCTACCGGCTGATGGCCGAGGAGATCGCCGACCACGTCTGCGACGAACTGGGCGTCTCCGCGGAGTGCCGGACTGCCGAGGTCCCCCTACCGGGCAGCGAGGACGCCTCGGTCCTCGACGACTACATGGCGGAGTTCGGCCTCCGATCGCCCGTCGGCCGGCGGAGCGTCCAGCGCCTCGGCAGTCGCGCCGACGAGGTGCTTTCGACCGACGGGCCGAATCCGGTGCTCTGCGACTGCGAGGCGGTGACGAGGGCGGAGGTCCGGGACGCCATCGACGAGTCGGGCACCGACCTCAACGCGGTCCGCATCCGGACCCGGGCCTCGATGGGCAACTGCCAGGGCGGGTTCTGCTGCCAGCAGCTGGCGGCCGAACTCCACCCCGAGTACGACGAGCCGCAGGCCCGCGAGGCGCTCGACGAGCTGTTCGAGGAGCGCTGGAAGGGCGAGCGCCACGCGCTCTGGGGCGAACAGCTCTCGCAGGCCGCGCTCAACTACGCGCTCCACGCGACCACGATGAACCGGGACCGCGACCCGGCCGACCGCGACGGCCGAATCTCGTTCGACGACTTCGACGCGGGCGAGACCCTCGAGATGGAGGAAAAGCGCGGTGGAACGGAGGGGCAGCGTGGCGATTGA